TATTCAGAGTTGGTGAACCGATTGGGACAGTTAATATTACATATAATCACGTCGTTAactcgccagccctttgttttgaTCGTAGACTATTCAGAGAGGTTCGAATCGGAAAGAGGAAATGAGTGAGCATTGTTTAAGAAACATTAGTTGCAAATAATATGCAAATTATTTTTCGTTCATAAAGGGACGATTTGTTGATTGGTTAACGAGCAATTGGCCGGTCTTCTGAGGCTGGACTGGTGGCTTCCAGCTTCGTTGTTGCTCTTCAGCAGATCTATGACTGAACCTTACATCGGAGCGTCTCGAACTATGTTTTCGTCGGGTACCGGGAGAGTGAGGCCCGCCAGTCTGGCAGTGTCCAGCGTCGGTGACAATAGGCAGGGAGATGGTACGTTCTGTGATGTTTCTTTAAGCTTGCACGTTTGTTATAATATATTAGTTTTATGGCTGTTAGTATTGAATACCGTTTAGTGTATCAATGTACTGAACGAACTAATCTTTACTTGACAGTCGTCGTTAGCAAAGTGTAGTATTTTCTTAATGTAATTGATCTGTATTTAGTCAAATGTGTAACTGCTTCACAGGACTCTATGGCATATACAGAAGTTTAAGATTGACATGAAACTTTGTTATCCTTGATGTAATCAAAGGTATGGGACTTCCCAAAATGAGGGGTTGTGGTGTCTCTAAAAATATTGGTAGCTTAAATGTCCGTCAGCTCGGCCCTCGAAGTTCTTGGACGTCTAGTTAGGTTGGAATATTGTTCAGTGATTAACTCTTGTTTACTTCCTTCCACAAATCTTATATAAGTTGATTGTTAGTGTTTATTTTTCGCTACAGCATTTGTGGGTGGCATGTTGCTTGATTGTGGCTTTGATTATTTAATATGGCTGTGGCACTCAATTTTTCCTCAATAATTGAGCTTACGGTGACGAAGTTAATtgtatattcccccccccccctttcccaaatTTTAATTGGTTCAAAAGCTTCAGCTTGCACGAGTGGCAGATGTCTTTCCTTCTACTATAGCTCAAATAGGAAGGGCGATGTTTATATAATGTTTCGTATGTGCACACGGGTTTTACCCCATATTTAATATTGGCAATGGGCTTTTATTCTAAGCTTCCACCAACTAATCAAAATTGCCAAAAACAAAAACCCTGAAACATTGCTAGATTCATCCTGTTGAACAAGACATTGGTCGCCATGCGGTTTGAGTAGTGCGAAGAGGGTTGGGAAGACGGACGCTTCACCGAATAACTAAAACAAACGGAGAACTTTACTTTAACATTGCTTCGCTTTTATTAAAATCTCTGCCGAAATTTGCCAAACTAGGAAATTTTAATACCTGGAAACCTAATACCTGTAGTTTGGGTCGGCCGCGGCGCAGAACATAGCTTTAAGATCGGTTGCCACTCCCACTATAAAAGTTGGAGGCCTGGCGCTGACGCGAGTCTAACCTCGTGAAGCTTTGCGCGGCCATTTGACTGAGTTGTCAGAGGGTTgggggcagacccccccccccccccctcctggtctTTGACTGGCAGAGGACCCTCTTTGACTGGCTCATATTTGGAATACCAGCAACTCGAGCCAATTCTGCAATAGGAAGTAAGGGTTATTTTCCAGGCTTCTAATGTTTCTACTGTTAATGCCTAAACTTCAATTTTCAACCAAGTTGAAAGCATTGGAACAGTACGAAGAATCGATCCCCCAACCTGAGTTGAAAAAAAAAACTCCTTGCCTCCGAACCACAACATGGGTTGAATATACAATCTCGATCTACGTCGTCTGGAGAGCCCCTGCTGAAGCCAAAGTTTGCCATAAAACTATCCCTGCACTCGGGTATATAATTCTTACCCCCATACGCTCCCGCCTGATAAAATAAAATTGCACTAGATTATAACTGAAAATTCTTAATCTACATCTGTTAAATTTTCTTGTGTAACCTGAGTAAATTTTATATTAACTACGTTGTAAATTTACATCACGGTAACACTTGTACGAATAGTATGGCTACACTGTGCTGGACTTGGATCTTCTTGGAGGGGTTGAGGTAATTCCTTTCCCTGTTGGAAAGGGTGACGCGGCCCACCTGGTATTATAACACTTTAAACGGATAGTGGAAGGTacctttttatatataaataaggtCCCTAAATTAGTTGTACCAGCTTTTCCTAGTACTGTACTAGGAACCCAATTAAGGTGCTAGCAAAACCGCGTAAAAAATTTACGCATCTAGTAGCATCGCAAATTAAACTTCTTAAATACTATGTCGCTAGGAGCTTAGTCGTACTAACGAAAGCTCCATTTGTAGGAGCTTTGAACGGAAATTGATTGTCTAGCAGTACTGTAGCTGGTGCTTCAGAAGTTCCTGAATCGCCTAACTGGGCAGAATGTAAATAACTTGATAAAGCCAGACAGCCTTGGGACATAAAATAAACTGCCACAGTGAGTTGATTGCACTTAAACCATGTAATTGGAAAGTTACTATTCCTGTTGATATAATTTATAGTTAATGGATTTTCCATGCGTAAATTTAGAATTTATAACTTCCAAAATCGCAAATTAGGCATGGTATACTAGTGGTTAAACACTGACTGGTAAGTTAACACTTCTTTATGCAGAGTTCTCAGAGGGACGACTCTGCATATGTGCACCTTGCAAATTATCTTGGTAAAATTTCTAGTTAATCTATAGTAACGGCCTACATACCAGTGTCAAGACTTAAACAAAGATTATTTACAGTAAAGTTTTGAAAAGCTAGGCTAGGGAGTTGGAGTTTCCTTTCTACACACGACTTCAATAATTGTTCATAATTTTTAATTTTATAATAATTAACCAAGCTTTAAAACTTGGTAAATATAATTGCTACTGAATTTTGTGTAAATAGTATTAAGTAATATTTGTAACCTTTTGTCTAAAAGGCTAGTAAATTCTTTTAGTACTTTCCCGCTAAATGTCTTAAAATTCCTATTTTAAAACTTTGTATTTACTTCTCCCAAGATGACTCTAGAAGCTATGGGGCTCCACCGCCTTTCTACCTATACTCTTCTCGCACTCCTGTTCTCTATTCcaggtaaaaaaaattttttataAGAGACAGACTTAAATGTATCCATTAGTGTAATGTAGTTTGAAAGTTGTATAAATTTGGCTTAATTTATAGGAATGCGTAAAAAGTAGATTtaaaattttgcaatattttaatGCATTAATGCAATACATGGTTTAAATCTTTCACTTTCTCTGGAGTCGGAGCAGAAGCCTCGGGCGGAGAGTGCTGCTACGGGGACGCCAGGGTAATGCACGGCCAGGTGCTGCTCTCCTTACCCAGTTGCTGCACCTCCCTAGTCTGCCAGAATGGTCTGATTCAGCGCCAGCACGTAGGAAAGCCGGGTGATAAGAGCTGTTAGTAACATTACTTTCACGACTTTACCGGTAGCCTAAGTAATTATCTTGAACAATGTTTaaaatttatgtaaaaaaaattcttaggaTCTTCCTACTTGGATATACACTTCACAACATTGAGCATGCAAAGTGTTCTGGTCCTTTTGAACTTCAAAACTGCAACATTCCTGTAGTGCCCATACTGCTTGGCTAGTGTAAAAGATTTGCTACTTGTTAATATATACTTCATCTGAACTACTTGCTAAAATCTTAAATTATATTACTAGATTGCGACCCCTGTACTTAACAGGCTGCGAGTTTGATGGGTTGATGTACCCGGACGGCTCTACACTGCTGGCACAGTGCATCCCTCTACGGTGCCTCTCGGGCGTCTGGACCCCGACACCAACCATAGAGGACTGCTGTAAGTGAAAGTAATTTAAAACTATCATTGGTTACGAAAGATTATCTTGCACATTaaatttttttactaattgtgctTAAATTACAGGTAGACATTGCTACCTGTATAATGACCCACACATAAAGACCTTTGATGATTATAACTACGACTGGCACGGCATCTGCAACTACTCTCTTGCCCAGAGTGACTTCACTTACGCTCCAGAAGTGGGCGTGTTTAGCGACTTCAATCAATGCAATGATCAAGCTTCCTGCCTCTCCCGCACAACGTTCAGGGACAACCCCAACACCATTATCACACTTGACAGTGGATCTGTGTTTGTGGTAAGTTTAGTGTTTCTTGCTAAAACTGCGTACAGTCTGATACATAGGCTTAAATTCAGAATTTGTGGGATAATGGTTATAATTGACAGATTATCGTGAACGGAGAGCAGTATACAGTCCCAGCCAGTGGTGCGCATCCGGTGCAGTCTTCGGCAGGTCCGCACCCAGTGCTGGCCTGGCGGGACGCAGGCTGCATCTACCTCCTGGGGTCCTCAAAGATCGTAGTATGATATTGACATCTACTTGCAGCATTAATTATTAAAGTTGTAGTTTTAAAGAACTGACAGAATGAATATATATTTGCATAGTGCTTTATAGAAAGTTGCAATGAATGTTTATTGCCTAAATATTAAATTGATAATTTAGCTGCAGCACTGTCTGCACCGGCTGGACGTGTGGGCGTACCCCAGCCACACTAATCACCTGGACGGGCTCTGTGGCCACTACAACTTCTACAGGAACGATGATTTCACGGATAGAAACGACCTCGCCCATCCTCTACAGTTCTGGCCCTCTGCCTTCCCAGAGTCGTGGCGGGTTGGTTGCTTGATCATAGTTCAGAAAGTTGTGATAACCTTCTGTAAAGGTTGGCTCAAGCCAGCTGACTGGGGAGTGGATCACTTGTGCTGAAAGTTAGTTTGGTTGCTAgatcatgctttttttttttttttttgggggggggggtcggtttatacgctagatttaaaaaaaatcttaaaatatttaaacttCCAGACTGAAGACCAGACGGATCGGAGGTGTTACAAATGTCCCGGATGCGAGACGGAAACGGCAGTAAGCTTTTAATTTAATTTCTACGTAACCTTTTAAGACAAGGGTTGCTTGGATTTTTTAATAGAAGTATAGATAGCTAAATAGTTATGCCACGAAATTTACTTTTTTAAAAACGCTTAAATTTTAGAGCCACTGCAAACGTTTTAACGAAAGTTGAAATTTATCCTACATTAATGATTTGGCAATTTCAGCTCGGTTAAATATTGAAATTGCAAATGAAGTTCTTTAATTGCAATGCTAAGCAAGAGGCGAAATTGTTTTAGATAAACCTCTCCTCTGCAGATAAACCCATGCCAGACTCTTGTGCCTCAAGACGTACTAAAGTGCCGCCAGTTGCTCCACCCCATCATTGGCAGAGACCAGCAGCTAGTTTCGCACACAGGTAAAGctctaaataaatttttatttcagAAAAGTTTGCAACACTAGTTATGAACtagtggtaggtggtgtagtTACGTCTTGGTGTATCTACGTAAATCTACAAAATTTAATTCATGGTGTGTTAACTTGTAACAAAATCCCACATTAATCACATATGGAAATGTCGGCCAATATTAAAATTTTGCTGTAATGCAAGAGGGTCCAAAGACTATCGGATCCTAGCGCTCCCCTACTAATTTGGACAAGTTATACTAACCCTGCGTGTCCCCGAGGGTTACTGTAATACACTAAAATTAAAGCATCTCTCCTACACTATACCTTTACTTTTGAACAATTAAAATCTGGCGGAAGTCGCCCTAGTTATATAACGTGTATACCAATATCTTTAACTGTTTATTTGGATGGAATTATTCTCTAAATTTGACTAGATAGTTCTCAAAGACGGTATTAACTTTCAGGCCTATAAGGCAAAgtttaaagtaaattttatactaaATTTCCACCTTTATTTAAACCCGGTTTCTTCCCTAATTCGTAGTTTCTGGTGGCATCGGATTAAAGTACACCTAACTAATCTTTAATGAGTGATAGTTTGGGAAAGTGTTAAAGGGTAATAAAAGTACCCAAGGaactttttataaattttattaaTCCTTCCTTAGTTGTAAATAGCCTAAAGTTTAGACATTATAAAAGCAACGAGCAAAACTGCTACTTTTAAAATCTGAATGATAGTAAGATTATCAGAACTTTAGTGGCATTACGAAAAAAAAATATAACCTACCATCCTCTATCAACGTTACTCATTGGTTACAGAAACGTGTGCCTGGGACCTGTGCATGATGAGGGGTCGCGGAGCCACGGAGAGGAAGTTGGCGGCCTGGCTAGTGGAGGTGCAAGTCCTCCTCCAGCAGGTGAAGGTAATCCTCGCCAGGACACTAGGTTGGTTTATAATGCTTCTTCAAATGCTAGAAAGATGGATATAAATGAAATTAGTTTCGTTCCCTCTGTAACCTGCCTATAATTAGTTTCTTGCATAGAATTTCTCTAAAAGATTTAAATCAAATTGCTATTAGATCTTGCCGAGCTGTTCTGAGACGGATATAGTATCAATAAAACTGGTTTTTATTTTAATCTAGAAAGACCAAAGAACCTAAAATAGAAGTATTAATATCTTGACTAAATTTCTGCCTAAATCTGAATTAAGTTCTTGTTAAGAGTATAATGCTGGCTTTGAGGCTAATACAAAAGACGATAGGTCTAGACTGTATGCTGAAGCACGTGTATATCGGTTAAAATCGACTACATTACATTACTGTATACATGTTTcaatgtacgaatatgtaaatacaGCTTTCTACCATGTACTACACACAAGGGGAGGAATGGATTCATAAGGGATTAAGTTTTAATGGAAAAGCAAATTTTGGATTAATTATTAGTGTCGCCCAGCACACCAGATTAAGTGAAAATTACAGCTGGTTGCAAGGATGTCGATAGGCTTTATGGTTTCACATTAAACAATAGTATGTTCTAGTGGATAGTTCTAATTATAATAGTTAATCGTGCAAATTTAAATATATCTAACCCTAATGTAGTAAATTTTGACTTTAATatctaaaattaaaaaaaaaaagcttggTGCCACTAAGCACTTTACTACAAAAGCCTTTTCACAACTCTGAAAGATACTTTTAAGCTTTCCTTTGCGCTCGCAGACTCGTGGGCGCCAATCCCAGAGCCAGCTAACATGACCTGTGTCCCCGGGTCGTACTGGCTTAGGGACTGCAATCGCTGCAACTGCACGGAGTCTGGCAGAGCGCTGTGCACAGAGATGTTTTGCAAAACTGGTGAGTAATAATTTAGCACTAACTTAAAATGGCTTGTCTCTTAAGTGATAGTTTAGAGTAATTCCATAAAGAATTTACTAGCTAAAATTTTAAGCTCTTGGTAATCTCGTTGTAATAAAAGCAGCCCGGCCTCAAAGTAAATACCATCCAGCGGTCTACCCCCCAAAGAGGAATTGGTAAACTTTAAAATGCTGTTCTTTCAAAATAAGATTTTTCAAATAAATTAATGTAttggcatatttaggcattggttaaggGTTTAGATTATGTTAGCCCTTCTTATTTTGATGTACGTGGCTGAAGAATTTACAGCGTTGTAGTGTAAACAAGAGTCGGCAAAGCTGCTCTTCCAGAAGAGTGTGGCAGTCGTCAGTAGTCTTGTGTAAAGGTTTTTCATTCATAGCCACTAGCTGTATTTTTATAACCTCTTTATAAACCCCTCTATAAACCTCTTTATAAACCTCTTTAGTATATGACGGATGCATGGCATGGACTTTGACCTTTTGTTTATTAGGACGGGCTGATATAATGTAACTGCTTGAAACTAGACTGCTTCAGAGTAGTTTCTGGGACCTGGTGAATTTTTCTTTGAACTAATTTAGTTTATGGGAC
The sequence above is a segment of the Procambarus clarkii isolate CNS0578487 chromosome 44, FALCON_Pclarkii_2.0, whole genome shotgun sequence genome. Coding sequences within it:
- the LOC123745238 gene encoding mucin-6; its protein translation is MMTLEAMGLHRLSTYTLLALLFSIPVGAEASGGECCYGDARVMHGQVLLSLPSCCTSLVCQNGLIQRQHVGKPGDKSCCEFDGLMYPDGSTLLAQCIPLRCLSGVWTPTPTIEDCCRHCYLYNDPHIKTFDDYNYDWHGICNYSLAQSDFTYAPEVGVFSDFNQCNDQASCLSRTTFRDNPNTIITLDSGSVFVIIVNGEQYTVPASGAHPVQSSAGPHPVLAWRDAGCIYLLGSSKIVLQHCLHRLDVWAYPSHTNHLDGLCGHYNFYRNDDFTDRNDLAHPLQFWPSAFPESWRTEDQTDRRCYKCPGCETETAINPCQTLVPQDVLKCRQLLHPIIGRDQQLVSHTETCAWDLCMMRGRGATERKLAAWLVEVQVLLQQVKVILARTLDSWAPIPEPANMTCVPGSYWLRDCNRCNCTESGRALCTEMFCKTDYVLELGSDACTDGSRWTKDACNWCVCVRGGAVCTFHPCDVAYIPMSTSSAYAMPTYTTPVYTTPSSTAMYYTREYTTPVYTTPSSTKTRNTTEYTIPVYTTRSSTAMHYTTEYTIPSYTTRSSTATNYTTEYTIPSYTSRSSTGTHHTTEYTIPGYTTQSSTTTHYTTEYTIPGYTSRSSTTTHYTTEYTIPSYTTQSSTTTHYTTEYTIPGYTTRSSTATHYTTEYTIPGYTTQSSTVMHYTTEYTIPGYTTRSSTAMHYTTEYTIPSYTTQSSTGTHHTTEYTIPGYTTRSSTVMHYTTEYTLPGYTARSSTVMHYTTEYTIPSYTTRSSTVMHYTTEYTIPGYTTRSSTTTHHTTVYTY